The following coding sequences are from one uncultured Desulfobacter sp. window:
- a CDS encoding FmdE family protein: MKRSFIIFCTALIFALTAAQGFAAMPAITPVIEKAMITLKVTQADANVLVLTNATSVMTDGKSSLPILAQVQEATGAMVGKGNLLFFQRAQTAPLRIMLFKKTDRTAVIISADDSKWAVDTLDFARETISDPDFWKGATDKYAAGRDLFTLATLGNAWAEDAPYDFLKSAELHNHICPGLTSGYLMAHFILDHYPLEQGQKYTIISSPVWCKEDAFQVVMDQTPGKRGLVVKPLSDEQKENISIPNPAGMVLIWDKKLKKGKGVALSFDFNTLKGLYPKETPKAASILYTAQYLSSPDKFVSVANEFALDETLFNRIREAGSNPWAVAGLTKP, from the coding sequence ATGAAACGCTCTTTTATCATTTTCTGCACAGCTTTAATCTTTGCTTTAACGGCAGCCCAAGGCTTTGCGGCAATGCCCGCCATCACCCCCGTGATTGAAAAGGCCATGATCACCCTGAAGGTCACCCAGGCAGACGCCAATGTCCTGGTATTGACCAACGCTACATCCGTCATGACGGACGGAAAATCAAGCCTGCCTATTCTGGCACAGGTTCAGGAAGCCACCGGTGCCATGGTGGGAAAGGGTAATCTGCTTTTTTTCCAGCGGGCCCAGACTGCGCCGTTGCGCATCATGCTTTTTAAAAAAACAGATCGAACCGCTGTGATCATCAGCGCAGACGACTCTAAATGGGCTGTGGACACCCTTGATTTTGCCCGAGAAACCATTTCAGACCCCGATTTCTGGAAAGGCGCCACAGATAAATATGCGGCAGGCAGGGATCTGTTCACCCTGGCCACCCTGGGCAATGCATGGGCCGAAGACGCGCCCTACGATTTTCTAAAATCAGCCGAACTTCACAACCATATCTGCCCCGGCCTTACCTCGGGCTATCTCATGGCCCATTTTATCCTGGATCACTATCCCCTGGAACAAGGCCAGAAATACACGATCATTAGCTCTCCTGTCTGGTGCAAGGAAGATGCTTTCCAGGTGGTCATGGACCAGACCCCGGGCAAAAGAGGTCTGGTGGTAAAACCGTTGTCCGACGAACAAAAAGAAAACATCTCCATCCCCAATCCGGCAGGCATGGTTTTGATCTGGGACAAAAAACTTAAAAAAGGCAAAGGGGTCGCGTTGAGTTTTGATTTCAACACACTCAAAGGGCTCTACCCCAAGGAGACACCCAAGGCGGCATCGATTCTGTATACCGCCCAATACCTGTCATCACCGGACAAATTTGTGTCTGTAGCAAATGAATTTGCTCTGGATGAAACCCTGTTCAACCGGATACGTGAAGCCGGCAGCAATCCGTGGGCGGTGGCAGGCCTGACAAAACCCTAA